The Patescibacteria group bacterium genomic interval GGTAAACTTCCGGTATTCATTCTTATCCGGTTCGCCGGCGGCAAAAACCACCATCGAGCCGACCGCTTCACGCCCAAAAATATTGGAAATATCATAGCCTTCGATTCTTTGCGGGATTTTTGGTAATTTTAAAGTTTTCGCCAATTCGATCACGTCGGCGGCATATTTTTCCCCGACAGTCAAAATGCGAGAATTTTCCAAAACCTTTTTTAAATTAAAGAGGCGATATTTTAAAATATTTAGTTTATTTTCTTCCTCTCCACTTCTTTTTTCTCTTTCCAAATTCCAAATTCCAAATTCCAAATTCTTTTCTACCTCCTTTTTCTTTCCGGCTAAAAATTTTTCAATTTCCCCGATATTTTTTAAGTACTCTTCGCGTGATACTTTAAATTCGCACATCCCCGGGCATTTGCCGATGCGATAATATAAGCAAGCGCGTTTCGGCATGGTCGCGCAGGAGCGGAATGGCCAGATGTAGCGGATGATCTTCAAAACTTCTTTGACTGATTCGGCGCTTAAGAATGGCCCGAAATATTTTCCCTGTTTGGCGATTTCGCGCGTTAAAAAAACTCTTGGCCACTGGTCTTCAAGAGAAATCTTAATATAAGAGTGCCGTTTGTCATCCTTAAGATCGATATTGTATCGCGGCTGATATTTCTTCACTAAATTCGCTTCTAATAATAACGCCTCGATTTCCGTGTCGGTTTCGACCCATTTTATCTTGGCGATTTTTTTTACCATCAGCTCTTTAGCCGGAGTATGTTCGGCGCTCTCGTGCCAATAGGAAAGCACCCGCGCTCTTAAGTTCGCGGCCTTGCCGATATAGATGATTTTGCCGCTCTGATCATAATATTGATAAGAACCCGGCCCGGTGGGAATATTCAATTTTTTTACCTTTTCCAAATTCATAATTTTCCCCCCTCCTTTTTAAGGAGGGGTTTGGGGGTGGTTTAGATGATTAAATATTAGGCTTTATAGCATAAAAAATCAATTTTTAAAATTCAATCAAATTAAAAAGCCGATTACAGGGAATCGGCTTTTTGTCTTCAAAGAGGACAAGTTATCACTTTGTTTTTGTTTTTGCCAAGACCTTTTCCGTGTTTTGGCGCAAATTTTGGATTATTTGTTGCGCTCCGCTGATCTTAATGGGGGAACTGTTGATGATTTTTCCGTCGGGAGTTTTTGTGATCCACGCCACCAGCGCCTCATTGGAGTTGCCTTTTTGACAGCCAATCGAAACCTTGGCAATCCAAAGCATCGAAATGATAGTGTCCATTCCGTTCTGCTGGTCAGGAGACAGCGGCCGGTAGCCATCTTTCCGAAGCGTATCGCAGACAGTGGTAAAGTCCGCCATTTTACTTTTGGCATAGACGGCAACCTGGATCCCGTAGTCATCGCTGACTTTTGCCAGATAGGCTACTTTAAAAGGCAGGGCTTCGTCTTTGGCAAAGACGAATGAGGACAGAAAGGCGATGGACAGTACGGCCAGCAACGACCAGGAAAGCTTACGCATACGGCTCCTTTGAAGAAGGTGAAATTGTTCGTAGAAACAGAAATTTTTTTAAATTGATCAAAGTACGTCTTGATCGAATGCTGTGAATATATTATATAATTTCTTTTTTGTCAATATCGCCAGAGTTAGGTTTTTTAAGATTAGTTAAATAAAAAAGCCATCCAGTATTATTGAATAGCTTTGGGCAGATTATTCTCTGCCGGTGCAATGGAATTCGACATTGACCTGTCTTTCGTGGCCACCTGCTGTTTTTTCGGCAGCGATTTCATCCTTCTCTTCGGCCGAAATCCGGCGGAAGGAATAAGAGAATATCACCACTTCGATTGCCCAGACGGCTATCCCGATCGGCCAAAGATTGGTGTAGGCGGAAAGAAAAATTATGAAGCACAAAGCAGATCCCAATAATAGAAATGTCGTGTGCCTGATGTTCGCCCATTTGCCGCGTATTGGCATCAGAGCTATCAAGCCCGAATATCCCGCCAGCGCGATAGATGCGACGCCGGTTAAAAATATAAGGATATTTTTGTGGGCGGAAAAGAAAGCGCTATCGGCAATCCGGAAAAATACCATTGCGCCGAAAGACAAAAAGAACATTATGGCCGCCAGAGCCAACGCGCTTAATTCGGCGACTTCCCTTCTGATCAGATCTTCTTCGCTCAAGCGGCAAAGTTTGCCGGCAAAGAAGATTATTGCGGATAATATTTCAGCAGCAATCAGCATGCCGAGCATCCGGATGGTAAGATCGAGGGCGATGAATCGACTGGCGATAAATAATGCTATGAATGGGACTGCGGCAGCGAGAAACAGTTTTGTTTTCACGCGAGAACCTCCTTTAGTTATTTTTTGATTGTACGGAACGATATTCTGGATATTGCCAAAAATTGTCTCTTTTGTCAATAATGCTAAAAAAACTTGAAAATAAAAAAGCCATTCGAGTATTACCGAATGGCTTTTGGCAGTTTTCTGCCCGAGTTTTCTTAGAGGCAGGGCCCGAGCGCCGTGCGTCTTTCAAGGTCCTCTCGATTTTCAGCCACGCCGATTTT includes:
- a CDS encoding excinuclease ABC subunit UvrC codes for the protein MNLEKVKKLNIPTGPGSYQYYDQSGKIIYIGKAANLRARVLSYWHESAEHTPAKELMVKKIAKIKWVETDTEIEALLLEANLVKKYQPRYNIDLKDDKRHSYIKISLEDQWPRVFLTREIAKQGKYFGPFLSAESVKEVLKIIRYIWPFRSCATMPKRACLYYRIGKCPGMCEFKVSREEYLKNIGEIEKFLAGKKKEVEKNLEFGIWNLEREKRSGEEENKLNILKYRLFNLKKVLENSRILTVGEKYAADVIELAKTLKLPKIPQRIEGYDISNIFGREAVGSMVVFAAGEPDKNEYRKFTIRGNADQNTPRPRGAATPLNRGDFATKQFIPLLPAPQSEAMRGRGVPSPARRGVLKSDDTAMLKEVLERRFHNRPTPENGGAGWPLPDLIIIDGGKGQLNAGLAILKKIQGELRSKRGCPGAKLDIPIIAISKGEGLRSAHAPDKIFFPGMKTPLVLPLASPSLHIIKRVRDEAHRFAIGFHRQRRSANWLKK